The proteins below are encoded in one region of Tamandua tetradactyla isolate mTamTet1 chromosome 9, mTamTet1.pri, whole genome shotgun sequence:
- the DPP3 gene encoding dipeptidyl peptidase 3 isoform X3 — translation MADTQYILPNDIGVSSLDCREAFCLLSPTERLYAHHLSRAAWYGGLAVLLQTSPESPYIYALLSRLFRAQDPDELRQQALAEGLTKEEFQAFLVYAAGVFSNMGNYKSFGDTKFVPNLPKEKLDRVIQGSKAAQQHPEEVRGLWQACGELMFSLEPRLRHLGLGEEGVTTYFSGDCTMEDAKLAQDFLDSQNLSAYNTRLFKQADRDGKPHYEVRLASVLGTEPALDSEVTSKLKRYEFQGCCFQVTRGDYGPILQKVVGHLEKAKAYSANSHQEQMLAQYIESFTQGSIEAHKRGSRFWIQDKGPIVESYIGFIESYRDPFGSRGEFEGFVAMVNKAMSAKFERLVASAEQLLKELPWPPAFEKDKFLTPDFTSLDVLTFAGSGIPAGINIPNYDDLRQTEGFKNVSLGNVLAVAYATQREKLTFLEEDDKDLYIRWKGPSFEVQVGLHELLGHGSGKLFVQDDKGAFNFDQETVINPETGEQIQSWYRSGETWDSKFSTIASSYEECRAESVGLYLCLNPQVLEIFGFEGAEADEVVYVNWLNMVRAGLLALEFYTPEASNWRQAHMQARFVILRVLLEAGEGLVTVTPTTGSDGRPDARVRLDRSKIRSVGKPALERFLRRLQVLKSTGDVVGGRALYEAYATVTDAAPECFLTLRDTVLLRKEARKLIVQPNTRLEGSEVRLLEYEASAAGLIRSFSERFPDDGPELEEILTQLAAADAGFWKGPYEAPSGQA, via the exons ATGGCGGACACCCAGTACATCCTGCCCAATGACATCGGTGTATCTAGCCTGGACTGCCGTGAGGCCTTCTGCCTGCTGTCACCCACAGAGCGCCTTTATGCCCACCATCTGTCGCGGGCCGCCTGGTATGGAGGCCTGGCTGTGCTGCTGCAGACCTCCCCGGAGTCCCCCTACATCTATGCCCTGCTCAGCCGCCTCTTCCGCGCCCAGGACCCTGACGAGCTGCGCCAGCAGGCCCTGGCTGAGGGCCTGACCAAGGAGGAGTTTCAG GCATTCCTGGTCTACGCTGCCGGCGTCTTTTCCAACATGGGCAACTACAAGTCCTTTGGCGACACCAAGTTTGTTCCCAACTTGCCCAAG GAGAAGCTGGACCGTGTGATCCAGGGCAGCAAGGCTGCTCAGCAGCACCCCGAAGAAGTCAGGGGCCTCTGGCAGGCCTGCGGGGAGCTCATGTTCTCTCTGGAGCCGCGGCTGCGAcacctggggctgggggaggag GGAGTCACCACCTATTTCTCTGGGGACTGTACCATGGAGGATGCCAAACTGGCCCAGGACTTCTTGGACTCTCAG AACCTCAGTGCCTACAACACGCGGCTCTTCAAGCAGGCTGATCGGGACGGGAAGCCACACTACGAGGTGCGGCTGGCTTCCGTGCTGGGGACAG AGCCTGCTCTGGACTCCGAGGTGACTTCCAAGCTGAAACGCTATGAATTCCAGGGTTGCTGTTTCCAGGTGACACGGGGGGACTACGGGCCCATCCTCCAGAAGGTGGTAGGgcacctggagaaagccaag GCATATTCTGCCAACAGCCACCAGGAGCAAATGCTGGCCCAGTACATAGAAAGCTTCACCCAGGGCTCCATCGAGGCACACAAGAGGGGCTCCCGCTTCTGGATCCAGGACAAAGGCCCCATCGTGGAGAG ttATATCGGGTTCATCGAGAGCTACCGTGACCCCTTTGGTTCCCGCGGGGAGTTTGAAG GCTTCGTGGCCATGGTGAACAAGGCCATGAGCGCCAAGTTCGAGCGGCTGGTGGCAAGTGCGGAGCAGCTGCTGAAGGAGCTGCCCTGGCCCCCAGCCTTCGAGAAGGACAAGTTCCTCACTCCCGACTTCACCTCCCTGGATGTTCTCACCTTTGCTGGTTCCGGCATCCCCGCTGGCATTAACATCCCCAACT ATGATGACCTGAGGCAGACAGAAGGCTTTAAGAACGTATCACTGGGAAATGTGCTGGCTGTGGCCTATGCCACACAGCGGGAAAAGCTCACCTTCCTGGAGGAGGACGACAAG GACCTCTATATCCGCTGGAAGGGACCCTCCTTCGAGGTGCAGGTGGGGCTGCATGAGCTGCTGGGCCACGGCAGCGGCAAGCTCTTCGTGCAG GATGACAAAGGAGCGTTCAACTTTGACCAGGAGACAGTGATCAACCCGGAAACCGGGGAGCAG ATTCAGAGCTGGTACCGGAGCGGGGAGACCTGGGACAGCAAATTCAGCACCATCGCCTCCAGCTACGAAGAGTGCCGAGCCGAGAGTGTGGGCCTCTACCTCTGTCTGAACCCCCAAGTGCTGGA gatcTTTGGCTTCGAGGGGGCCGAAGCGGACGAAGTGGTCTATGTAAACTGGCTCAACATGGTTCGGGCTGGCCTGCTGGCACTGGAGTTCTATACTCCGGAAGCCTCCAACTGGAGACAG GCCCACATGCAGGCCCGCTTTGTGATCCTCAGGGTCTTGCTGGAAGCAGGCGAGGGGCTCGTAACCGTCACCCCCACCACAGGTTCCGATGGGCGCCCCGACGCCCGCGTCCGCCTTGACCGCAGCAAGATCCGTTCTGTGGGCAAGCCCGCGCTGGAGCGGTTCCTGCGGAGACTCCAG GTGCTGAAGTCCACGGGGGATGTGGTCGGAGGGCGGGCCCTGTACGAGGCCTACGCGACCGTCACCGACGCGGCCCCCGAGTGCTTCCTTACCCTCCGGGACACGGTGCTGCTGCGCAAGGAGGCCCGGAAGCTCATCGTTCAGCCCAACACGCGCCTCGAAG GCTCAGAAGTACGGCTCCTTGAGTATGAGGCCTCAGCCGCTGGCCTCATCCGATCCTTCTCTGAGCGCTTCCCAGACGATGGGCCCGAGTTAGAGGAGATCCTCACACAGCTGGCCGCAGCCGATGCCGGGTTCTGGAAGGGCCCCTATGAGGCCCCATCCGGCCAGGCTTGA
- the DPP3 gene encoding dipeptidyl peptidase 3 isoform X2, giving the protein MGVAEAGSEFANPAAAAGPMADTQYILPNDIGVSSLDCREAFCLLSPTERLYAHHLSRAAWYGGLAVLLQTSPESPYIYALLSRLFRAQDPDELRQQALAEGLTKEEFQAFLVYAAGVFSNMGNYKSFGDTKFVPNLPKEKLDRVIQGSKAAQQHPEEVRGLWQACGELMFSLEPRLRHLGLGEEGVTTYFSGDCTMEDAKLAQDFLDSQNLSAYNTRLFKQADRDGKPHYEVRLASVLGTEPALDSEVTSKLKRYEFQGCCFQVTRGDYGPILQKVVGHLEKAKAYSANSHQEQMLAQYIESFTQGSIEAHKRGSRFWIQDKGPIVESYIGFIESYRDPFGSRGEFEGFVAMVNKAMSAKFERLVASAEQLLKELPWPPAFEKDKFLTPDFTSLDVLTFAGSGIPAGINIPNYDDLRQTEGFKNVSLGNVLAVAYATQREKLTFLEEDDKDLYIRWKGPSFEVQVGLHELLGHGSGKLFVQDDKGAFNFDQETVINPETGEQIQSWYRSGETWDSKFSTIASSYEECRAESVGLYLCLNPQVLEIFGFEGAEADEVVYVNWLNMVRAGLLALEFYTPEASNWRQAHMQARFVILRVLLEAGEGLVTVTPTTGSDGRPDARVRLDRSKIRSVGKPALERFLRRLQVLKSTGDVVGGRALYEAYATVTDAAPECFLTLRDTVLLRKEARKLIVQPNTRLEGSEVRLLEYEASAAGLIRSFSERFPDDGPELEEILTQLAAADAGFWKGPYEAPSGQA; this is encoded by the exons ATGGGGGTGGCGGAAGCAGGAAGTGAGTTTGCGAACCCAGCAGCTGCTGCAG GGCCCATGGCGGACACCCAGTACATCCTGCCCAATGACATCGGTGTATCTAGCCTGGACTGCCGTGAGGCCTTCTGCCTGCTGTCACCCACAGAGCGCCTTTATGCCCACCATCTGTCGCGGGCCGCCTGGTATGGAGGCCTGGCTGTGCTGCTGCAGACCTCCCCGGAGTCCCCCTACATCTATGCCCTGCTCAGCCGCCTCTTCCGCGCCCAGGACCCTGACGAGCTGCGCCAGCAGGCCCTGGCTGAGGGCCTGACCAAGGAGGAGTTTCAG GCATTCCTGGTCTACGCTGCCGGCGTCTTTTCCAACATGGGCAACTACAAGTCCTTTGGCGACACCAAGTTTGTTCCCAACTTGCCCAAG GAGAAGCTGGACCGTGTGATCCAGGGCAGCAAGGCTGCTCAGCAGCACCCCGAAGAAGTCAGGGGCCTCTGGCAGGCCTGCGGGGAGCTCATGTTCTCTCTGGAGCCGCGGCTGCGAcacctggggctgggggaggag GGAGTCACCACCTATTTCTCTGGGGACTGTACCATGGAGGATGCCAAACTGGCCCAGGACTTCTTGGACTCTCAG AACCTCAGTGCCTACAACACGCGGCTCTTCAAGCAGGCTGATCGGGACGGGAAGCCACACTACGAGGTGCGGCTGGCTTCCGTGCTGGGGACAG AGCCTGCTCTGGACTCCGAGGTGACTTCCAAGCTGAAACGCTATGAATTCCAGGGTTGCTGTTTCCAGGTGACACGGGGGGACTACGGGCCCATCCTCCAGAAGGTGGTAGGgcacctggagaaagccaag GCATATTCTGCCAACAGCCACCAGGAGCAAATGCTGGCCCAGTACATAGAAAGCTTCACCCAGGGCTCCATCGAGGCACACAAGAGGGGCTCCCGCTTCTGGATCCAGGACAAAGGCCCCATCGTGGAGAG ttATATCGGGTTCATCGAGAGCTACCGTGACCCCTTTGGTTCCCGCGGGGAGTTTGAAG GCTTCGTGGCCATGGTGAACAAGGCCATGAGCGCCAAGTTCGAGCGGCTGGTGGCAAGTGCGGAGCAGCTGCTGAAGGAGCTGCCCTGGCCCCCAGCCTTCGAGAAGGACAAGTTCCTCACTCCCGACTTCACCTCCCTGGATGTTCTCACCTTTGCTGGTTCCGGCATCCCCGCTGGCATTAACATCCCCAACT ATGATGACCTGAGGCAGACAGAAGGCTTTAAGAACGTATCACTGGGAAATGTGCTGGCTGTGGCCTATGCCACACAGCGGGAAAAGCTCACCTTCCTGGAGGAGGACGACAAG GACCTCTATATCCGCTGGAAGGGACCCTCCTTCGAGGTGCAGGTGGGGCTGCATGAGCTGCTGGGCCACGGCAGCGGCAAGCTCTTCGTGCAG GATGACAAAGGAGCGTTCAACTTTGACCAGGAGACAGTGATCAACCCGGAAACCGGGGAGCAG ATTCAGAGCTGGTACCGGAGCGGGGAGACCTGGGACAGCAAATTCAGCACCATCGCCTCCAGCTACGAAGAGTGCCGAGCCGAGAGTGTGGGCCTCTACCTCTGTCTGAACCCCCAAGTGCTGGA gatcTTTGGCTTCGAGGGGGCCGAAGCGGACGAAGTGGTCTATGTAAACTGGCTCAACATGGTTCGGGCTGGCCTGCTGGCACTGGAGTTCTATACTCCGGAAGCCTCCAACTGGAGACAG GCCCACATGCAGGCCCGCTTTGTGATCCTCAGGGTCTTGCTGGAAGCAGGCGAGGGGCTCGTAACCGTCACCCCCACCACAGGTTCCGATGGGCGCCCCGACGCCCGCGTCCGCCTTGACCGCAGCAAGATCCGTTCTGTGGGCAAGCCCGCGCTGGAGCGGTTCCTGCGGAGACTCCAG GTGCTGAAGTCCACGGGGGATGTGGTCGGAGGGCGGGCCCTGTACGAGGCCTACGCGACCGTCACCGACGCGGCCCCCGAGTGCTTCCTTACCCTCCGGGACACGGTGCTGCTGCGCAAGGAGGCCCGGAAGCTCATCGTTCAGCCCAACACGCGCCTCGAAG GCTCAGAAGTACGGCTCCTTGAGTATGAGGCCTCAGCCGCTGGCCTCATCCGATCCTTCTCTGAGCGCTTCCCAGACGATGGGCCCGAGTTAGAGGAGATCCTCACACAGCTGGCCGCAGCCGATGCCGGGTTCTGGAAGGGCCCCTATGAGGCCCCATCCGGCCAGGCTTGA
- the DPP3 gene encoding dipeptidyl peptidase 3 isoform X1, producing the protein MGVAEAGSEFANPAAAAAGPMADTQYILPNDIGVSSLDCREAFCLLSPTERLYAHHLSRAAWYGGLAVLLQTSPESPYIYALLSRLFRAQDPDELRQQALAEGLTKEEFQAFLVYAAGVFSNMGNYKSFGDTKFVPNLPKEKLDRVIQGSKAAQQHPEEVRGLWQACGELMFSLEPRLRHLGLGEEGVTTYFSGDCTMEDAKLAQDFLDSQNLSAYNTRLFKQADRDGKPHYEVRLASVLGTEPALDSEVTSKLKRYEFQGCCFQVTRGDYGPILQKVVGHLEKAKAYSANSHQEQMLAQYIESFTQGSIEAHKRGSRFWIQDKGPIVESYIGFIESYRDPFGSRGEFEGFVAMVNKAMSAKFERLVASAEQLLKELPWPPAFEKDKFLTPDFTSLDVLTFAGSGIPAGINIPNYDDLRQTEGFKNVSLGNVLAVAYATQREKLTFLEEDDKDLYIRWKGPSFEVQVGLHELLGHGSGKLFVQDDKGAFNFDQETVINPETGEQIQSWYRSGETWDSKFSTIASSYEECRAESVGLYLCLNPQVLEIFGFEGAEADEVVYVNWLNMVRAGLLALEFYTPEASNWRQAHMQARFVILRVLLEAGEGLVTVTPTTGSDGRPDARVRLDRSKIRSVGKPALERFLRRLQVLKSTGDVVGGRALYEAYATVTDAAPECFLTLRDTVLLRKEARKLIVQPNTRLEGSEVRLLEYEASAAGLIRSFSERFPDDGPELEEILTQLAAADAGFWKGPYEAPSGQA; encoded by the exons ATGGGGGTGGCGGAAGCAGGAAGTGAGTTTGCGAACCCAGCAGCTGCTGCAG CAGGGCCCATGGCGGACACCCAGTACATCCTGCCCAATGACATCGGTGTATCTAGCCTGGACTGCCGTGAGGCCTTCTGCCTGCTGTCACCCACAGAGCGCCTTTATGCCCACCATCTGTCGCGGGCCGCCTGGTATGGAGGCCTGGCTGTGCTGCTGCAGACCTCCCCGGAGTCCCCCTACATCTATGCCCTGCTCAGCCGCCTCTTCCGCGCCCAGGACCCTGACGAGCTGCGCCAGCAGGCCCTGGCTGAGGGCCTGACCAAGGAGGAGTTTCAG GCATTCCTGGTCTACGCTGCCGGCGTCTTTTCCAACATGGGCAACTACAAGTCCTTTGGCGACACCAAGTTTGTTCCCAACTTGCCCAAG GAGAAGCTGGACCGTGTGATCCAGGGCAGCAAGGCTGCTCAGCAGCACCCCGAAGAAGTCAGGGGCCTCTGGCAGGCCTGCGGGGAGCTCATGTTCTCTCTGGAGCCGCGGCTGCGAcacctggggctgggggaggag GGAGTCACCACCTATTTCTCTGGGGACTGTACCATGGAGGATGCCAAACTGGCCCAGGACTTCTTGGACTCTCAG AACCTCAGTGCCTACAACACGCGGCTCTTCAAGCAGGCTGATCGGGACGGGAAGCCACACTACGAGGTGCGGCTGGCTTCCGTGCTGGGGACAG AGCCTGCTCTGGACTCCGAGGTGACTTCCAAGCTGAAACGCTATGAATTCCAGGGTTGCTGTTTCCAGGTGACACGGGGGGACTACGGGCCCATCCTCCAGAAGGTGGTAGGgcacctggagaaagccaag GCATATTCTGCCAACAGCCACCAGGAGCAAATGCTGGCCCAGTACATAGAAAGCTTCACCCAGGGCTCCATCGAGGCACACAAGAGGGGCTCCCGCTTCTGGATCCAGGACAAAGGCCCCATCGTGGAGAG ttATATCGGGTTCATCGAGAGCTACCGTGACCCCTTTGGTTCCCGCGGGGAGTTTGAAG GCTTCGTGGCCATGGTGAACAAGGCCATGAGCGCCAAGTTCGAGCGGCTGGTGGCAAGTGCGGAGCAGCTGCTGAAGGAGCTGCCCTGGCCCCCAGCCTTCGAGAAGGACAAGTTCCTCACTCCCGACTTCACCTCCCTGGATGTTCTCACCTTTGCTGGTTCCGGCATCCCCGCTGGCATTAACATCCCCAACT ATGATGACCTGAGGCAGACAGAAGGCTTTAAGAACGTATCACTGGGAAATGTGCTGGCTGTGGCCTATGCCACACAGCGGGAAAAGCTCACCTTCCTGGAGGAGGACGACAAG GACCTCTATATCCGCTGGAAGGGACCCTCCTTCGAGGTGCAGGTGGGGCTGCATGAGCTGCTGGGCCACGGCAGCGGCAAGCTCTTCGTGCAG GATGACAAAGGAGCGTTCAACTTTGACCAGGAGACAGTGATCAACCCGGAAACCGGGGAGCAG ATTCAGAGCTGGTACCGGAGCGGGGAGACCTGGGACAGCAAATTCAGCACCATCGCCTCCAGCTACGAAGAGTGCCGAGCCGAGAGTGTGGGCCTCTACCTCTGTCTGAACCCCCAAGTGCTGGA gatcTTTGGCTTCGAGGGGGCCGAAGCGGACGAAGTGGTCTATGTAAACTGGCTCAACATGGTTCGGGCTGGCCTGCTGGCACTGGAGTTCTATACTCCGGAAGCCTCCAACTGGAGACAG GCCCACATGCAGGCCCGCTTTGTGATCCTCAGGGTCTTGCTGGAAGCAGGCGAGGGGCTCGTAACCGTCACCCCCACCACAGGTTCCGATGGGCGCCCCGACGCCCGCGTCCGCCTTGACCGCAGCAAGATCCGTTCTGTGGGCAAGCCCGCGCTGGAGCGGTTCCTGCGGAGACTCCAG GTGCTGAAGTCCACGGGGGATGTGGTCGGAGGGCGGGCCCTGTACGAGGCCTACGCGACCGTCACCGACGCGGCCCCCGAGTGCTTCCTTACCCTCCGGGACACGGTGCTGCTGCGCAAGGAGGCCCGGAAGCTCATCGTTCAGCCCAACACGCGCCTCGAAG GCTCAGAAGTACGGCTCCTTGAGTATGAGGCCTCAGCCGCTGGCCTCATCCGATCCTTCTCTGAGCGCTTCCCAGACGATGGGCCCGAGTTAGAGGAGATCCTCACACAGCTGGCCGCAGCCGATGCCGGGTTCTGGAAGGGCCCCTATGAGGCCCCATCCGGCCAGGCTTGA